The Musa acuminata AAA Group cultivar baxijiao chromosome BXJ1-3, Cavendish_Baxijiao_AAA, whole genome shotgun sequence genome window below encodes:
- the LOC135630698 gene encoding putative E3 ubiquitin-protein ligase RF298, with protein sequence MATVVAGDSSSLNPSFAIQEAGSRNKRKFHADLPLVDSNALADALQTELPNFDLFPAEQTSEIPSLEHHEGECDMCRTHMFGFKEGPELDEFQDVDWSCLTESQLEEILLDNLDVVFMTAIKMITSHGYTKEVATSAVLSSGLCYGYKDTVSNVVDNALALLRRGQQVDSSSKENISKNLKELEKRVLAEMISVLRGVRPFISTGEALWCLLMSDANVTHACAMDSSSSNAVISDEYLGTSVATKLESGSESNDTIPVSSKSNVRGVIPCSDSAQQSEPGKMMVIPSLPHGKFSASNENDLVSKPKAMKESLISSSNHVGESSSSIVSRSPQEEKSVSGKKVHVGCSKKGTVQHRSVHVEKSYRPLGTKAVSRACRQSGSGSLIMDRKCKQISDATSISLKSSSLKPGEATGTEKSFADANLNLSFSHGYSSSPTGGRKEVTSRSMTPTTDTELSLSLSSGSSIALSPTQESNVDAANCSSNGMIHSGTTFRDWIPEDKKDEMLLILVPLMRELQVQLQDWSDWAQEKVMQAARRLSKEKVELQILRQEKEEAACLQKERQTLEENTRKKLAEMELAISKASAQVERANAAARRLEFENTQLRLGMEAAKLHAAQSEANFQEASRREMKTLKMFQSWEKQQIMFQEELANEKHQLSQLQQQLEQVKELQDQSEARWRQEEKMKNEALAEISAERNEREQIETSAKSQENALRLKAENDLQRCKSDIRRLEQQIAQLRQVTNLSILAAPRWGTEKTYACRLLGGSKNINANILADIIDSQDSASEELQRERECVMCLSEEMSVVFLPCAHQVVCTKCNELHEKQAMKDCPSCRTPIQRRVSVRLADR encoded by the exons ATGGCGACAGTGGTTGCTGGTGATAGTAGTTCTCTGAATCCATCTTTTGCTATCCAAGAAGCAGGAAGCAGGAACAAGAGAAAATTCCATGCTGATCTGCCGCTGGTGGACTCAAATGCGCTAGCCGATGCATTGCAAACAGAGTTGCCGAATTTTGATTTGTTCCCCGCAGAGCAAACCTCCGAGATTCCCAGCCTCGAACACCATGAGGGCGAGTGTGATATGTGTAGGACTCATATGTTTGGGTTCAAAGAGGGACCAGAGTTGGATGAATTCCAAGATGTTGATTGGAGTTGCCTCACAGAATCCCAGCTTGAGGAAATCTTGCTTGATAACTTGGATGTGGTCTTTATGACCGCAATTAAGATGATAACTTCTCATGGGTACACTAAGGAAGTTGCAACGAGTGCTGTATTGAGCTCAGGGCTCTGTTACGGTTATAAGGATACCGTATCTAATGTTGTGGACAATGCATTGGCATTGCTGAGGAGAGGACAACAGGTGGATTCCTCTTCCAAAGAGAACATTTCCAAGAATTTGAAGGAGTTGGAGAAGAGGGTGTTGGCGGAGATGATTAGTGTGCTTAGAGGGGTTCGACCATTTATTAGTACAGGTGAGGCCTTATGGTGCTTACTGATGTCCGATGCTAATGTTACCCATGCTTGTGCAATGGACAGCAGTTCATCAAACGCTGTCATTAGTGATGAGTACTTGGGCACTTCTGTTGCCACAAAGTTAGAATCAGGGTCAGAGTCCAATGACACTATTCCAGTAAGTTCTAAAAGTAATGTTCGAGGAGTCATACCTTGTTCTGATAGTGCCCAGCAATCTGAACCTGGAAAGATGATGGTGATCCCAAGTCTACCTCATGGAAAGTTCTCAGCCTCTAATGAGAATGACCTGGTTTCAAAACCTAAAGCTATGAAAGAAAGTTTGATTTCTTCATCGAACCATGTTGgagaatcttcttcttcaatagtTTCTCGGTCTCCTCAAGAAGAGAAATCAGTTAGTGGTAAAAAGGTCCATGTAGGTTGTTCCAAAAAAGGAACTGTCCAACACAGGTCAGTACATGTTGAGAAGAGCTATCGACCATTGGGAACTAAAGCGGTTTCGAGAGCATGTAGACAAAGTGGCTCGGGTAGCTTAATCATGgataggaaatgcaaacaaatctCAGATGCTACAAGCATCAGTTTGAAGAGCTCCTCATTGAAGCCAGGGGAAGCTACAGGAACTGAGAAATCATTTGCAGATGCTAACCTTAACCTTTCTTTTAGTCATGGATACTCATCTAGCCCCACAGGCGGCAGAAAAGAAGTTACCAGCAGATCAATGACACCTACTACAGACACTGAACTCTCTCTATCACTGTCTTCAGGAAGCAGCATTGCTCTTAGTCCTACACAAGAGTCTAATGTTGATGCTGCAAATTGCAGCAGTAATGGTATGATCCATTCTGGCACAACGTTCAGAGATTGGATCCCAGAGGACAAGAAGGATGAAATGCTGCTCATATTAGTTCCCCTGATGCGTGAACTCCAGGTGCAGCTGCAAGATTGGTCTGACTGGGCCCAGGAAAAGGTGATGCAGGCTGCTCGAAGGCTGAGCAAGGAGAAGGTTGAGCTCCAAATTCTGagacaagaaaaagaagaagcagcCTGTCTCCAGAAAGAAAGGCAAACTCTAGAAGAGAATACCAGGAAGAAGCTTGCTGAGATGGAACTTGCAATATCAAAGGCAAGTGCGCAGGTTGAAAGGGCTAATGCTGCTGCCCGCAGGCTTGAATTTGAGAATACACAGCTAAGGCTTGGAATGGAAGCTGCCAAACTACATGCAGCACAATCAGAGGCAAATTTTCAAGAAGCTTCAAGAAGGGAGATGAAGACTCTTAAAATGTTCCAGTCATGGGAAAAACAGCAAATAATGTTTCAAGAGGAGCTTGCAAATGAAAAGCATCAGCTTTCTCAGCTGCAGCAGCAACTTGAACAAGTCAAGGAACTTCAAGATCAATCCGAG GCTAGGTGGAGGCAAGAAGAAAAGATGAAGAACGAGGCACTTGCAGAGATCAGTGCTGAAAGAAACGAGCGGGAGCAGATTGAGACTTCAGCAAAATCACAGGAAAATGCATTAAGATTGAAAGCAGAAAATGATTTGCAAAGATGCAAAAGCGATATTCGCAGACTTGAGCAGCAGATTGCGCAACTAAGGCAAGTCACCAACTTGTCTATTCTTGCTGCTCCGAGGTGGGGAACAGAAAAAACCTATGCGTGCCGCCTTTTGGGTGGAAGCAAGAACATCAATGCCAATATTTTGGCCGACATAATTGACTCCCAGGATTCGGCATCTGAAGAACTACAACGTGAAAGGGAATGCGTCATGTGCTTATCCGAGGAGATGTCTGTTGTTTTCCTTCCCTGTGCCCACCAAGTTGTTTGCACCAAATGCAATGAGCTCCATGAAAAGCAGGCCATGAAAGACTGCCCTTCTTGTAGGACTCCCATTCAGCGAAGGGTTTCGGTTCGCTTGGCAGACCGTTAG
- the LOC135630712 gene encoding leucine-rich repeat receptor-like protein FASCIATED EAR2, translating to MPRLEAEVAVLLCAVFFVPASGILHPVDYLVLQSLRQSLADLPGSAFFASWDFTAEPCAFAGVLCSRDRVVALSLGDPRAGSPGLTGHLPSSLIRLSALAELSLVPGRVAGPLPASLPSSLRFLALSGNLLSGSLPPSLSALRRLRTLDLSSNRLSGSVPPAIFRLPELRTLILAHNRLSGPVPAVASAPLLRLDLRSNALTGSVPFLPPSLVYLSLASNRLSGWVDRVLPRLTRLQFLDLCMNHLSGPLPGVLFTFSVSTLRLQRNQFSGPLRPASPLPVEGATVDLSYNRLTGNVPAELAPAGRLYLDFNRFTGQLPAALVDRVVAGRMRVLYLQHNYLTGFGIGGAAASVPAGMSLCLQDNCMVPPVNAACPRNAGPQRMRPPEQCAAIRNRG from the coding sequence ATGCCGAGGCTTGAGGCGGAGGTTGCAGTGTTGCTGTGTGCTGTCTTCTTCGTTCCCGCCTCCGGCATCCTGCACCCGGTGGACTACTTGGTGCTGCAGTCGCTCCGCCAGTCGCTGGCCGACCTCCCGGGCTCCGCCTTCTTCGCCAGCTGGGACTTCACCGCTGAACCCTGCGCCTTCGCCGGCGTGCTCTGCTCCCGCGACCGCGTCGTCGCCCTCTCCCTCGGCGACCCCCGCGCTGGCTCCCCGGGTCTCACTGGCCACCTGCCCTCCTCCCTCATCCGCCTCTCCGCCCTCGCTGAGCTCTCCCTTGTCCCCGGCCGCGTCGCTGGTCCCCTCCCTGCTTCCCTCCCTTCCAGCCTCCGCTTCCTCGCCCTCTCCGGTAACCTCCTCTCCGGCTCCCTGCCCCCCTCCCTCTCCGCCCTCCGCCGCCTCCGCACCCTCGACCTAAGCTCCAACCGCCTCTCCGGCTCTGTTCCCCCCGCCATCTTCCGCCTTCCGGAGCTCCGGACCCTCATCCTCGCCCACAACCGCCTCTCTGGCCCCGTCCCCGCTGTCGCCTCCGCTCCTCTCCTCCGCCTCGACCTCAGGAGCAACGCCCTCACCGGCTCCGTCCCCTTCCTGCCCCCGTCCCTCGTCTACCTCTCCCTCGCCTCTAACCGGCTCTCCGGGTGGGTGGACCGGGTGCTCCCCCGGCTCACCCGGCTCCAGTTCCTCGACCTATGCATGAACCACCTCTCCGGCCCGCTCCCGGGAGTCCTCTTCACCTTCTCCGTCTCGACTCTGCGGCTGCAGAGGAACCAGTTCTCGGGTCCGCTCCGGCCAGCCAGCCCACTGCCGGTGGAGGGGGCCACGGTCGACCTGAGCTACAACCGGCTCACGGGAAACGTACCGGCGGAGCTGGCGCCGGCTGGCCGGTTGTACCTGGACTTCAACCGTTTCACAGGGCAGTTGCCGGCAGCGCTGGTGGACCGGGTGGTGGCGGGCCGCATGCGGGTGCTCTACTTGCAGCACAACTACCTGACAGGGTTCGGGATCGGCGGCGCGGCAGCCTCCGTTCCGGCGGGCATGTCTCTGTGCTTGCAGGACAACTGCATGGTGCCGCCGGTCAACGCGGCGTGCCCGCGCAACGCCGGGCCGCAGAGGATGCGGCCGCCGGAACAGTGCGCTGCCATCAGGAACAGGGGCTGA
- the LOC135630707 gene encoding LEC14B homolog, with the protein MRRWRLNRSRASSSTLVPVDATFTIDDEISQLTKLQSGPCTSNLKALRSCRRMPIPTTTMLLAREANYSGQGRFSSADCSHVLGRYLPVNSPSQIDRMNSEAYVSQFSIDGSLLVAGFQGSRIRIYNVDNGWKVQKDINAQSLRWTITDTALSPDQRHLVYSSLTPLVHIVNVRTGMTDSQANITEIHEHLDFSVDGDRDSFNIFSIKFSTDGRELVAGGSDDSIYVYDLEANKLAMRIIAHTDDVNTVSFADETGHVMFSGSDDNLCKVWDRRCVAATGNPAGFLEGHLEGITFIDSRGDGHYFISNSKDQTTKLWDIRRMSSTTKSRTPRTYYDWDYRWMDYPAEARNQKHPCDRSVATYKGHSVLRTLIRCYFSPTHSTGQKYIYTGSFDKCVYIYDVVTGANVAKLAWHNDAIRDCSWHPYYPVLVSSSWDHAVTRWEFPGSPADSAVKRKTSQRRREGHP; encoded by the exons ATGCGACGTTGGAGGCTGAATCGGAGCAGAGCTTCTTCTTCCACGCTAGTGCCTGTTGATGCGACTTTCACGATTGATGATGAGATATCTCAACTTACGAAGCTCCAATCGGGACCCTGTACAAGTAACCTTAAGGCTCTAAGGAGCTGCCGGAGAATGCCTATCCCCACAACTACAATGTTATTGGCAAGGGAAGCTAATTATTCTGGACAGGGAAGGTTCTCGTCAGCCGATTGCTCACATGTTCTTGGCCGGTACCTGCCTGTGAATTCTCCAAGTCAAATAGACAGGATGAACAGTGAAGCATATGTGTCGCAATTCTCCATTGATGGTTCACTTCTTGTTGCAGGATTTCAG GGGAGCCGTATTAGAATTTACAATGTTGACAATGGATGGAAAGTACAGAAAGATATAAATGCTCAGAGTTTGAGATGGACAATTACAGATACAGCTCTTTCACCTGACCAACGGCATCTT GTTTATTCTAGTCTCACACCACTTGTTCATATTGTTAATGTGCGGACCGGGATGACAGACTCACAAGCTAACATTACG GAAATTCATGAACATTTGGATTTTTCTGTTGATGGCGACAGAGACTCCTTTAATATATTTTCCATAAAATTTTCAACCGATGGTCGAGAGCTTGTTGCTGGAGGCAGTGATGATTCAATATATGTGTATGACCTGGAGGCAAACAAGTTGGCAATGCGCATTATAGCTCACAcc GATGATGTAAATACAGTTTCATTTGCTGATGAAACTGGCCATGTCATGTTCTCCGGTAGTGATGATAATCTCTGCAAG GTTTGGGACAGACGATGCGTTGCAGCAACAGGAAATCCAGCAGGTTTTCTCGAAGGTCATCTAGAAGGCATTACGTTTATAGATAGCCGTGGGGATGGCCATTACTTCATTTCAAATAGTAAAGACCAGACTACCAAACTTTGGGACATTAGGAGAATGTCCTCCACTACTAAATC CCGAACTCCGAGAACTTATTATGACTGGGACTATAGATGGATGGACTACCCAGCTGAAGCAAGGAATCAGAAGCACCCATGCGATCGGTCTGTAGCTACATATAAAGGGCATTCAGTCTTGCGCACTCTGATACGCTGTTACTTCTCCCCTACACACAG CACGGGTCAGAAGTACATCTATACAGGATCCTTCGACAAGTGTGTTTATATCTATGATGTG GTAACTGGAGCAAACGTTGCAAAACTCGCCTGGCACAACGATGCCATTAGAGATTGTAGCTGGCACCCCTATTACCCAGTGCTTGTCAGTTCTTCCTGGGACCATGCTGTCACCAGGTGGGAGTTCCCAGGCAGTCCTGCCGATTCCGCCGTGAAGAGGAAGACAAGCCAGAGGAGACGTGAAGGGCATCCGTGA